A window from Ovis canadensis isolate MfBH-ARS-UI-01 breed Bighorn chromosome 4, ARS-UI_OviCan_v2, whole genome shotgun sequence encodes these proteins:
- the ACTR3B gene encoding actin-related protein 3B isoform X3 encodes MERFMEQVIFKYLRAEPEDHYFLMTEPPLNTPENREYLAEIMFESFNVPGLYIAVQAVLALAASWTSRQVGERTLTGIVIDSGDGVTHAIPVAEGYVIGSCIKHIPIAGRDITYFIQQLLREREAGIPPEQSLETAKAIKEKYCYICPDIVKEFAKYDVDPRKWIKQYTGINAINQKKFVIDVGYERFLGPEIFFHPEFANPDFMESISEVVDEVIQNCPIDVRRPLYKNVVLSGGSTMFRDFGRRLQRDLKRVVDARLKLSEELSGGRIKPKPVEVQVITHHMQRYAVWFGGSMLASTPEFLQVCHTKKDYEECGPSICRHNPVFGVMS; translated from the exons ACAGAACCACCACTGAATACCCCGGAAAATCGAGAGTATCTCGCGGAAATTATGTTTGAGTCGTTTAATGTCCCAGGACTCTACATTGCAGTTCAG GCAGTGCTGGCTCTGGCCGCCTCGTGGACATCGCGCCAGGTGGGCGAACGCACGTTAACGGGGATCGTCATTGACAGCGGGGACGGGGTCACCCATGCCATCCCAGTG GCAGAAGGCTACGTGATTGGAAGCTGCATCAAGCACATCCCCATCGCAGGGCGGGACATCACCTATTTCATCCAGCAGCTGCTGCGGGAGCGGGAGGCGGGGATCCCCCCGGAGCAGTCGCTGGAGACCGCCAAAGCCATCAAG GAGAAATACTGCTACATCTGCCCTGATATAGTCAAGGAGTTCGCCAAGTACGACGTGGATCCTCGGAAGTGGATCAAACAGTACACAGGGATCAACGCCATCAACCAGAAGAAGTTCGTCATAGATGTCGGCTACGAAAGGTTCCTGGGCCCTGAGATTTTCTTTCACCCGGAG TTTGCCAACCCGGATTTCATGGAGTCCATCTCGGAGGTTGTTGATGAAGTCATACAGAACTGCCCCATCGACGTTCGCCGTCCGCTGTATAAG AATGTCGTTCTTTCGGGAGGTTCGACAATGTTCAGGGATTTCGGACGTCGCCTGCAGAGAGACTTAAAGAGGGTGGTGGACGCCAGGCTGAAGCTCAGCGAGGAGCTCAGTGGCGGCAGGATAAAG CCCAAGCCCGTGGAGGTCCAGGTGATAACGCACCACATGCAGCGCTACGCCGTGTGGTTTGGAGGTTCCATGCTGGCTTCGACT CCGGAGTTCTTGCAGGTCTGTCACACCAAGAAGGACTACGAGGAGTGCGGCCCGAGCATCTGCCGTCACAACCCCGTCTTCGGGGTCATGTCTTAG
- the ACTR3B gene encoding actin-related protein 3B isoform X4: MFESFNVPGLYIAVQAVLALAASWTSRQVGERTLTGIVIDSGDGVTHAIPVAEGYVIGSCIKHIPIAGRDITYFIQQLLREREAGIPPEQSLETAKAIKEKYCYICPDIVKEFAKYDVDPRKWIKQYTGINAINQKKFVIDVGYERFLGPEIFFHPEFANPDFMESISEVVDEVIQNCPIDVRRPLYKNVVLSGGSTMFRDFGRRLQRDLKRVVDARLKLSEELSGGRIKPKPVEVQVITHHMQRYAVWFGGSMLASTPEFLQVCHTKKDYEECGPSICRHNPVFGVMS, encoded by the exons ATGTTTGAGTCGTTTAATGTCCCAGGACTCTACATTGCAGTTCAG GCAGTGCTGGCTCTGGCCGCCTCGTGGACATCGCGCCAGGTGGGCGAACGCACGTTAACGGGGATCGTCATTGACAGCGGGGACGGGGTCACCCATGCCATCCCAGTG GCAGAAGGCTACGTGATTGGAAGCTGCATCAAGCACATCCCCATCGCAGGGCGGGACATCACCTATTTCATCCAGCAGCTGCTGCGGGAGCGGGAGGCGGGGATCCCCCCGGAGCAGTCGCTGGAGACCGCCAAAGCCATCAAG GAGAAATACTGCTACATCTGCCCTGATATAGTCAAGGAGTTCGCCAAGTACGACGTGGATCCTCGGAAGTGGATCAAACAGTACACAGGGATCAACGCCATCAACCAGAAGAAGTTCGTCATAGATGTCGGCTACGAAAGGTTCCTGGGCCCTGAGATTTTCTTTCACCCGGAG TTTGCCAACCCGGATTTCATGGAGTCCATCTCGGAGGTTGTTGATGAAGTCATACAGAACTGCCCCATCGACGTTCGCCGTCCGCTGTATAAG AATGTCGTTCTTTCGGGAGGTTCGACAATGTTCAGGGATTTCGGACGTCGCCTGCAGAGAGACTTAAAGAGGGTGGTGGACGCCAGGCTGAAGCTCAGCGAGGAGCTCAGTGGCGGCAGGATAAAG CCCAAGCCCGTGGAGGTCCAGGTGATAACGCACCACATGCAGCGCTACGCCGTGTGGTTTGGAGGTTCCATGCTGGCTTCGACT CCGGAGTTCTTGCAGGTCTGTCACACCAAGAAGGACTACGAGGAGTGCGGCCCGAGCATCTGCCGTCACAACCCCGTCTTCGGGGTCATGTCTTAG